From one Papilio machaon chromosome 16, ilPapMach1.1, whole genome shotgun sequence genomic stretch:
- the LOC106713641 gene encoding uncharacterized protein LOC106713641 isoform X2 has translation MSLPSKVNKENFRLLDLSSDEESEDLQLEIIPNRKKKITRKERNRTIPPKEPNIGSEVQCALKWAVRGTLLLWLLMLTWICAALYDQVSIMKLDIAKVSTSSDSVGDALQVCHSAAKELRANATSLHERLTRLEGEHAELARRAQQTAVDLASVADQLAAAPKLADTPRRLAELQRTVGDIGSQINSFEGALNSARKLALTATTGVDEVKSSLHQLELRSNETIANVTSNAKKDDDLKEQVATLNATLLSKVNSLESRIEEINKPVNTSVPTPTSTSTSTTSSTTTTTTQTPGPPVKPPILRH, from the exons ATGTCTTTGCCATCTAAggttaataaagaaaactttCGGCTTCTGGACCTTTCAAGTGATGAAGAATCGGAGGATTTGCAGTTAGAAATAATAccaaatagaaaaaagaaaataacaag GAAAGAGAGAAATCGTACCATACCACCAAAGGAACCAAATATTGGTTCAGAAGTGCAATGTGCCTTAAAATGGGCTGTGCGGGGCACCCTATTATTGTGGCTTCTGATGTTAACCTGGATTTGTGCAGCACTTTATGACCAAGTGTCCATCATGAAGCTTGATATTGCAAAAG TATCAACGAGTAGCGACAGCGTTGGTGACGCGCTACAGGTATGCCACAGCGCGGCCAAGGAGCTGCGCGCGAATGCGACAAGCCTGCACGAGCGGCTGACGAGGCTGGAGGGAGAGCACGCGGAGCTGGCTCGGCGTGCGCAGCAGACCGCCGTAGATCTGGCCTCGGTAGCCGACCAGCTTGCTGCCGCGCCCAAGCTGGCCGATACTCCGCGCCGACTTGCCGAGCTGCAGAGGACTGTCGGCGATATTGGCTCACAG ATAAATAGTTTCGAAGGCGCGTTAAACTCAGCTCGTAAGTTAGCGCTGACGGCCACGACAGGCGTGGACGAGGTGAAGTCCTCGCTGCACCAGCTCGAGCTGAGGAGTAACGAGACCATCGCCAACGTCACCAGCAACGCCAAGAAGGATGATGACCTCAAGGAACAAGTTGCTACACTCAATGCAACGCTCCTCAGCAAAGTCAATAGTCTTGAATCAAGGATAGAAGAGATTAAT AAGCCAGTAAATACATCAGTTCCGACGCCCACGTCTACATCCACATCTACGACCAGCTCTACCACCACCACAACAACGCAGACTCCGG GGCCTCCGGTGAAACCGCCTATTTTACGACATTGA
- the LOC106713630 gene encoding alpha-amylase 2, with protein MFLDVSWKLLTLLLLLTVVRAYKNPYYAPRRSVNVHLFEWKWTDIANECERFLGPKGYGGIQISPPNENVVLWTYNRPWWERYQPISYALVTRSGDERQFADMVRRCNAAGVRIYVDAVINHMTGEPPENYGTAGNTASYRDFYYPAVPYRREHFNWPNCGIDGMDYVNNAWRVRNCELVGLKDLNQADEHVRNRIVDFMNRLIDHGVAGFRIDAAKHMWPQDLRIIYDRLKNLNTAHGFPANARPYIYQEVIDYGGEAISRDEYTPLGAVTEFLAGRELSNAFRRNNQLRWLSTWGPQWGLLSHSDSLTFIDNHDNERGHGGGGGILTYKEPRPYKGAIAFLLAHPYGEPQIMSSFDFWDSEVGPPMDRNGNIISPAINSDGTCGNGWVCQHRWRQIYAMVGFRNAAASAGLTNWWDNGSNQIAFCRGANAFIAFNNDLWDLNQNLQTCLPAGRYCDVISGDKVNNSCRGKVVTVSSNGLAQIFVGANDYDMMLAIHVGPESRL; from the exons ATGTTTTTGGATGTTTCA TGGAAGCTATTAACTTTACTACTGCTACTAACTGTAGTCAGGGCTTACAAGAACCCTTACTACGCTCCTCGCAGATCTGTTAACGTCCATTTATTTGAATGGAAATGGACCGACATAGCAAACGAATGCGAGAGATTCTTGGGGCCGAAGGGCTACGGCGGTATACag ATATCACCTCCAAATGAGAATGTGGTGTTATGGACATACAATCGGCCGTGGTGGGAGAGATACCAGCCTATTTCCTATGCACTGGTGACACGTTCAGGCGATGAGCGACAGTTCGCTGACATGGTCCGTCGCTGCAATGCCGCTGGTGTCAG GATTTACGTGGACGCAGTAATTAATCACATGACAGGTGAACCTCCAGAGAATTACGGTACTGCGGGCAACACAGCTTCATACCGAGACTTTTACTACCCCGCAGTGCCCTACAGGAGAGAGCACTTCAACTGGCCGAATTGTGGTATAGATGGCATGGATTATGTGAATAATGCGTGGAGA GTCCGTAACTGTGAACTTGTCggattaaaagatttaaatcagGCTGACGAGCATGTTAGAAACAGAATTGTTGACTTCATGAACAGACTTATAGATCACGGTGTAGCTGGCTTTAG GATTGATGCAGCAAAACACATGTGGCCTCAAGATTTAAGAATCATTTACGACCGTTTGAAGAATCTGAACACTGCACACGGGTTCCCAGCAAATGCACGTCCTTACATCTACCAAGAAGTTATCGATTATGGTGGCGAAGCTATCAGCAGAGACGAGTACACTCCATTAGGAGCTGTCACAGAGTTCTTAGCGGGAAGGGAACTTAGTAACGCGTTCAGAAGAAACAATCAGCTTCGGTGGCTTTCGACTTGGGGTCCACAGTGGGGTCTTTTATCGCACAGCGATTCTCTCACCTTTATTGATAATCACGACAACGAAAGAGGTCACGGAGGCGGTGGTGGAATCTTGACGTATAAAGAACCTCGCCCGTATAAAGGAGCAATTGCCTTCTTATTAGCGCATCCGTACGGTGAGCCCCAAATTATGAGCAGCTTTGATTTCTGGGACTCGGAAGTTGGACCACCGATGGACCGAAACGGGAATATTATTTCTCCCGCGATTAATTCG GATGGTACGTGCGGCAATGGGTGGGTGTGTCAACACCGCTGGAGGCAGATCTACGCGATGGTCGGGTTCAGGAACGCAGCAGCCTCCGCCGGCCTCACTAACTGGTGGGACAACGGCAGCAATCAGATTGCCTTCTGCCGCGGTGCAAACGCATTTATTGCTTTCAACAATGACCTTTGGGATCTTAATCAAAATTTACAG ACTTGCCTTCCCGCTGGCAGATACTGTGACGTGATATCTGGGGATAAGGTGAACAATTCTTGTCGCGGTAAGGTGGTGACAGTTAGCAGCAATGGCTTAGCGCAGATCTTCGTTGGCGCGAATGATTATGACATGATGTTGGCCATACACGTTGGTCCTGAG agCCGATTGTGA
- the LOC106713632 gene encoding protein twisted gastrulation: MATKIYFVFAIICIVPIIYACNEAICASVVSKCMLTQSCKCDLKDCSCCKDCFNCLSYLYSECCSCVDMCPKPNDTQTELSKSSHVEELTDGVPGLFAALTSEPDPQQRWLSITYPVDIDLSAYRPGNPERQVVYHLQSVEQEPEPVSRDVVTFNCTVAYMSQCMSCDKCRASCRSMGSNSFRWFHDGCCECIGEKCLYYGINESRCLSCPGGKETTVNTLDEDLSYDDLDYGEDVDAQSV, from the exons ATGGCTACTAAAATCTATTTCGTTTTTGCGATCATATGTATCGTGCCAATAATATATGCTTGTAATGAAGCAATATGTGCAAGTGTCGTGTCCAAATGCATGTTAACTCAATCCTGCAAGTGTGATCTAAAGGACTGTTCATGTTGCAAGGATTGTTTCAACTGTCTTAGCTACTTATACAGTGAATGTTGCAGTTGTGTTG ATATGTGTCCAAAGCCTAACGACACACAGACAGAGCTATCTAAGTCGTCCCATGTGGAAGAACTCACCGATGGTGTGCCAGGATTGTTTGCTGCGTTGACCAGTGAGCCTGACCCTCAGCAGAGGTGGCTCTCTATTACATATCCTGTAGATATTGATCTCTCCGCATATAGACCTGGAAACCCTGAAAGACAAGTGGTGTATCATTTGC AGAGTGTGGAACAAGAACCAGAGCCGGTGAGCCGGGATGTGGTGACCTTCAACTGTACCGTAGCGTACATGTCGCAGTGCATGTCTTGTGACAAGTGCCGCGCCTCCTGCCGGTCTATGGGTTCCAATAGCTTCAG ATGGTTCCACGACGGTTGTTGCGAGTGCATCGGCGAGAAGTGCCTGTACTACGGCATCAATGAGAGCAG ATGTTTATCTTGTCCTGGCGGTAAGGAGACTACTGTCAACACATTGGACGAAGACCTGAGTTATGATGATCTGGATTACGGAGAAGATGTTGACGCACAatctgtttaa
- the LOC106713641 gene encoding uncharacterized protein LOC106713641 isoform X1 — MESAVHAAVPLRVGKKMRKRRELDALVGGAGSRGGRLLSASSDEGEPWGRRSSRRRRTRPFLRLAAALALCVCVVSAATVLWLFVDVRRQIVSLRIEMDRVSTSSDSVGDALQVCHSAAKELRANATSLHERLTRLEGEHAELARRAQQTAVDLASVADQLAAAPKLADTPRRLAELQRTVGDIGSQINSFEGALNSARKLALTATTGVDEVKSSLHQLELRSNETIANVTSNAKKDDDLKEQVATLNATLLSKVNSLESRIEEINKPVNTSVPTPTSTSTSTTSSTTTTTTQTPGPPVKPPILRH, encoded by the exons ATGGAGAGCGCGGTGCACGCGGCGGTGCCGCTGCGCGTCGGCAAGAAGATGCGGAAGAGGAGAGAATTGGACGCTCTGGTCGGTGGTGCCGGCTCCAGAGGAGGAAGGTTATTATCGGCTTCAAGTGATGAAGGGGAACCGTGGGGTAGAAGAAGCTCTCGAAGACGTCGTACGCGCCCTTTTCTCCGTCTCGCCGCAGCTCTTGCGCTGTGTGTATGCGTGGTGTCCGCGGCCACCGTGCTCTGGTTGTTCGTGGACGTGCGGCGGCAGATCGTCTCACTTCGGATCGAAATGGACAGAG TATCAACGAGTAGCGACAGCGTTGGTGACGCGCTACAGGTATGCCACAGCGCGGCCAAGGAGCTGCGCGCGAATGCGACAAGCCTGCACGAGCGGCTGACGAGGCTGGAGGGAGAGCACGCGGAGCTGGCTCGGCGTGCGCAGCAGACCGCCGTAGATCTGGCCTCGGTAGCCGACCAGCTTGCTGCCGCGCCCAAGCTGGCCGATACTCCGCGCCGACTTGCCGAGCTGCAGAGGACTGTCGGCGATATTGGCTCACAG ATAAATAGTTTCGAAGGCGCGTTAAACTCAGCTCGTAAGTTAGCGCTGACGGCCACGACAGGCGTGGACGAGGTGAAGTCCTCGCTGCACCAGCTCGAGCTGAGGAGTAACGAGACCATCGCCAACGTCACCAGCAACGCCAAGAAGGATGATGACCTCAAGGAACAAGTTGCTACACTCAATGCAACGCTCCTCAGCAAAGTCAATAGTCTTGAATCAAGGATAGAAGAGATTAAT AAGCCAGTAAATACATCAGTTCCGACGCCCACGTCTACATCCACATCTACGACCAGCTCTACCACCACCACAACAACGCAGACTCCGG GGCCTCCGGTGAAACCGCCTATTTTACGACATTGA
- the LOC106713631 gene encoding 2-amino-3-ketobutyrate coenzyme A ligase, mitochondrial, whose translation MAARSQLLRTVFNGQQIRKLHELKKKDRPGVIRLREVLEDRLQEIKKAKTWKHERVLTSPQDTKVRVKGAEGQFLNFCANNYLGLSNHPEVVEAAREGLKNYGAGLSSVRFICGTQTIHKELEERLSKFHGREDTILYGSCFDANAGLFESMLTQEDAVFSDALNHASIIDGIRLCKAQKFRYPHRDLNELEHLLAHSEARLKLIVTDGVFSMDGTVAPIKGLRSLADKYRALLAVDDSHATGFFGETGRGTEEYCGVVGAADIICSTLGKAVSGAAGGYTTGPRELITLLRNVSRPYLFSNAPPPPVVAASLKSLDLVEHSGELRQRLRENTREFRAGLQAAGLTVAGDDHPICPVMVGEAPLAVDLATGMLERGIYVVAFSYPVVPKGGARVRVQISAAHAPQDIKQAVDAFADVARSVGIVKS comes from the exons ATGGCGGCGCGCTCACAACTCCTGCGcacag TGTTCAATGGCCAACAAATTCGTAAGTTGCACGAACTTAAGAAGAAGGATAGACCGGGCGTGATAAGACTGAGAGAAGTATTGGAGGATAGGTTGCAAGAGATTAAAAAAGCCAAGACATGGAAACACGAGAGAGTACTGACCTCACCCCAGGACACTAAG gtgAGAGTAAAAGGAGCAGAAGGccagtttttaaatttctgcGCCAATAACTACTTAGGACTTTCT AATCATCCAGAAGTAGTAGAGGCAGCGCGCGaaggattaaaaaattatggtgCAGGCTTAAGTTCAGTACGGTTTATTTGCGGAACACAAACTATACATAAG GAATTAGAAGAACGTCTTTCTAAATTCCATGGTCGCGAGGACACCATACTCTATGGCTCGTGCTTCGATGCGAATGCGGGTCTGTTCGAGTCAATGCTGACACAAGAGGACGCCGTATTCTCTGATGCACTCAACCACGCGTCTATCATAGACGGTATTCGTCTTTGCAAAGCGCAGAAGTTCCGGTACCCTCACAGAGATCTCAATG aactGGAACATCTGTTAGCGCATAGCGAAGCAAGACTAAAGCTGATAGTGACAGATGGCGTATTCTCTATGGACGGCACGGTCGCACCAATCAAAGGTCTGCGCAGTTTGGCCGACAAATACCGAGCGCTACTCGCAGTCGATGACAGCCACGCTACAGGCTTCTTTGGCGAAACGGGACG GGGAACAGAAGAGTATTGCGGTGTGGTGGGCGCGGCGGACATCATCTGCTCGACGCTGGGCAAGGCGGTGAGCGGCGCAGCGGGCGGGTACACCACAGGCCCGCGCGAGCTCATCACTCTGCTCAGGAACGTGTCTCGCCCTTATCTGTTCTCTAACGCACCACCACCACCAGTGGTAGCTGCATCGTTGAAG TCACTAGATCTCGTGGAGCACAGTGGTGAGCTCCGTCAGCGACTGCGCGAGAACACGCGTGAGTTCCGCGCGGGGCTGCAGGCGGCCGGACTCACAGTGGCTGGAGATGACCACCCCATCTGTCCAGTTATGGTCGGCGAGGCACCGCTTGCCGTCGACCTGGCTACTGGAATGCTTG aacGTGGCATTTACGTGGTGGCATTCAGTTACCCAGTGGTGCCAAAAGGTGGTGCTCGAGTGAGAGTACAGATCAGCGCTGCACACGCGCCACAAGACATAAAGCAAGCTGTAGACGCGTTCGCAGATGTCGCTAGGAGCGTCGGCATCGTCAAATcatag